A genomic region of Magnolia sinica isolate HGM2019 chromosome 6, MsV1, whole genome shotgun sequence contains the following coding sequences:
- the LOC131248225 gene encoding 2-oxoglutarate-Fe(II) type oxidoreductase hxnY isoform X1 encodes MAQALELPCIDLSSPDRISTAESIRQACLDYGFFYLVNHGIEDEMLKQVFDESRKFFSMPLQKKMRLARSKEHRGYTALYSETLDPSIQSKGDLKESFYIGPMEGGNLNQWPSEGIVYSYPNHHPWLSRIWESLGVLPHWRATMESYHEKILAVGKRLLSLIALALNLDESFFEQVGAPMGWVRLLHYPGELAVSDTGTYGASAHSDYGMITLLATDGVQGLQICREKDKVPRVWEDVPHANGAFIVNIGDMLERWTNCLFRSTLHRVIATGQERYSVAFFLDPNSDCMVECLESCCSEACPPKFPPIRSGDYLQERLRLTYALKG; translated from the exons GCATGTTTGGACTATGGCTTCTTCTACCTCGTAAATCATGGTATAGAGGATGAGATGCTTAAGCAAGTTTTTGATGAGAGCAGGAAGTTCTTCTCAATGCCTTTGCAAAAGAAGATGAGGCTTGCACGTAGTAAGGAACACAGAGGCTATACAGCCTTGTATTCTGAGACCCTTGATCCTTCAATACAATCCAAAG GGGATTTGAAAGAGAGTTTCTACATTGGTCCCATGGAAGGTGGTAACTTGAATCAGTGGCCTTCTGAAGGTATCGTTTACTCTTATCCAAATCATCATCCGTGGTTATCACGAATATGG GAAAGTCTAGGAGTTTTGCCACATTGGAGAGCTACAATGGAATCATATCATGAGAAGATCCT GGCTGTGGGGAAAAGGTTACTCTCTTTGATTGCTTTGGCTTTGAACTTGGATGAAAGCTTCTTTGAGCAAGTGGGTGCACCCATGGGATGGGTCCGTCTTCTACACTATCCAG GAGAACTAGCTGTTTCAGATACTGGAACTTATGGCGCATCTGCTCATTCAGATTATGGAATGATCACACTTCTAGCTACTGATGGGGTCCAAGGACTTCAG ATCTGTAGGGAAAAGGATAAGGTACCACGAGTATGGGAAGATGTGCCTCATGCCAATGG GGCTTTCATTGTTAACATTGGGGATATGTTGGAGAGGTGGACTAATTGCTTGTTTAG GTCAACATTGCACAGAGTCATAGCAACTGGACAAGAACGCTATTCT GTGGCCTTCTTCTTGGATCCAAACTCAGATTGCATGGTTGAATGCTTAGAAAGCTGCTGCAGCGAGGCATGCCCTCCAAA ATTTCCTCCTATACGCAGTGGAGACTATTTGCAAGAGCGTTTAAGGCTTACATATGCTCTAAAAGGATGA
- the LOC131248225 gene encoding 2-oxoglutarate-Fe(II) type oxidoreductase hxnY isoform X4, which yields MAQALELPCIDLSSPDRISTAESIRQACLDYGFFYLVNHGIEDEMLKQVFDESRKFFSMPLQKKMRLARRDLKESFYIGPMEGGNLNQWPSEGVLPHWRATMESYHEKILAVGKRLLSLIALALNLDESFFEQVGAPMGWVRLLHYPGELAVSDTGTYGASAHSDYGMITLLATDGVQGLQICREKDKVPRVWEDVPHANGAFIVNIGDMLERWTNCLFRSTLHRVIATGQERYSVAFFLDPNSDCMVECLESCCSEACPPKFPPIRSGDYLQERLRLTYALKG from the exons GCATGTTTGGACTATGGCTTCTTCTACCTCGTAAATCATGGTATAGAGGATGAGATGCTTAAGCAAGTTTTTGATGAGAGCAGGAAGTTCTTCTCAATGCCTTTGCAAAAGAAGATGAGGCTTGCACGTA GGGATTTGAAAGAGAGTTTCTACATTGGTCCCATGGAAGGTGGTAACTTGAATCAGTGGCCTTCTGAAG GAGTTTTGCCACATTGGAGAGCTACAATGGAATCATATCATGAGAAGATCCT GGCTGTGGGGAAAAGGTTACTCTCTTTGATTGCTTTGGCTTTGAACTTGGATGAAAGCTTCTTTGAGCAAGTGGGTGCACCCATGGGATGGGTCCGTCTTCTACACTATCCAG GAGAACTAGCTGTTTCAGATACTGGAACTTATGGCGCATCTGCTCATTCAGATTATGGAATGATCACACTTCTAGCTACTGATGGGGTCCAAGGACTTCAG ATCTGTAGGGAAAAGGATAAGGTACCACGAGTATGGGAAGATGTGCCTCATGCCAATGG GGCTTTCATTGTTAACATTGGGGATATGTTGGAGAGGTGGACTAATTGCTTGTTTAG GTCAACATTGCACAGAGTCATAGCAACTGGACAAGAACGCTATTCT GTGGCCTTCTTCTTGGATCCAAACTCAGATTGCATGGTTGAATGCTTAGAAAGCTGCTGCAGCGAGGCATGCCCTCCAAA ATTTCCTCCTATACGCAGTGGAGACTATTTGCAAGAGCGTTTAAGGCTTACATATGCTCTAAAAGGATGA
- the LOC131248225 gene encoding 2-oxoglutarate-Fe(II) type oxidoreductase hxnY isoform X2, whose translation MAQALELPCIDLSSPDRISTAESIRQACLDYGFFYLVNHGIEDEMLKQVFDESRKFFSMPLQKKMRLARSKEHRGYTALYSETLDPSIQSKGDLKESFYIGPMEGGNLNQWPSEGVLPHWRATMESYHEKILAVGKRLLSLIALALNLDESFFEQVGAPMGWVRLLHYPGELAVSDTGTYGASAHSDYGMITLLATDGVQGLQICREKDKVPRVWEDVPHANGAFIVNIGDMLERWTNCLFRSTLHRVIATGQERYSVAFFLDPNSDCMVECLESCCSEACPPKFPPIRSGDYLQERLRLTYALKG comes from the exons GCATGTTTGGACTATGGCTTCTTCTACCTCGTAAATCATGGTATAGAGGATGAGATGCTTAAGCAAGTTTTTGATGAGAGCAGGAAGTTCTTCTCAATGCCTTTGCAAAAGAAGATGAGGCTTGCACGTAGTAAGGAACACAGAGGCTATACAGCCTTGTATTCTGAGACCCTTGATCCTTCAATACAATCCAAAG GGGATTTGAAAGAGAGTTTCTACATTGGTCCCATGGAAGGTGGTAACTTGAATCAGTGGCCTTCTGAAG GAGTTTTGCCACATTGGAGAGCTACAATGGAATCATATCATGAGAAGATCCT GGCTGTGGGGAAAAGGTTACTCTCTTTGATTGCTTTGGCTTTGAACTTGGATGAAAGCTTCTTTGAGCAAGTGGGTGCACCCATGGGATGGGTCCGTCTTCTACACTATCCAG GAGAACTAGCTGTTTCAGATACTGGAACTTATGGCGCATCTGCTCATTCAGATTATGGAATGATCACACTTCTAGCTACTGATGGGGTCCAAGGACTTCAG ATCTGTAGGGAAAAGGATAAGGTACCACGAGTATGGGAAGATGTGCCTCATGCCAATGG GGCTTTCATTGTTAACATTGGGGATATGTTGGAGAGGTGGACTAATTGCTTGTTTAG GTCAACATTGCACAGAGTCATAGCAACTGGACAAGAACGCTATTCT GTGGCCTTCTTCTTGGATCCAAACTCAGATTGCATGGTTGAATGCTTAGAAAGCTGCTGCAGCGAGGCATGCCCTCCAAA ATTTCCTCCTATACGCAGTGGAGACTATTTGCAAGAGCGTTTAAGGCTTACATATGCTCTAAAAGGATGA
- the LOC131248225 gene encoding 2-oxoglutarate-Fe(II) type oxidoreductase hxnY isoform X3 produces MAQALELPCIDLSSPDRISTAESIRQACLDYGFFYLVNHGIEDEMLKQVFDESRKFFSMPLQKKMRLARRDLKESFYIGPMEGGNLNQWPSEGIVYSYPNHHPWLSRIWESLGVLPHWRATMESYHEKILAVGKRLLSLIALALNLDESFFEQVGAPMGWVRLLHYPGELAVSDTGTYGASAHSDYGMITLLATDGVQGLQICREKDKVPRVWEDVPHANGAFIVNIGDMLERWTNCLFRSTLHRVIATGQERYSVAFFLDPNSDCMVECLESCCSEACPPKFPPIRSGDYLQERLRLTYALKG; encoded by the exons GCATGTTTGGACTATGGCTTCTTCTACCTCGTAAATCATGGTATAGAGGATGAGATGCTTAAGCAAGTTTTTGATGAGAGCAGGAAGTTCTTCTCAATGCCTTTGCAAAAGAAGATGAGGCTTGCACGTA GGGATTTGAAAGAGAGTTTCTACATTGGTCCCATGGAAGGTGGTAACTTGAATCAGTGGCCTTCTGAAGGTATCGTTTACTCTTATCCAAATCATCATCCGTGGTTATCACGAATATGG GAAAGTCTAGGAGTTTTGCCACATTGGAGAGCTACAATGGAATCATATCATGAGAAGATCCT GGCTGTGGGGAAAAGGTTACTCTCTTTGATTGCTTTGGCTTTGAACTTGGATGAAAGCTTCTTTGAGCAAGTGGGTGCACCCATGGGATGGGTCCGTCTTCTACACTATCCAG GAGAACTAGCTGTTTCAGATACTGGAACTTATGGCGCATCTGCTCATTCAGATTATGGAATGATCACACTTCTAGCTACTGATGGGGTCCAAGGACTTCAG ATCTGTAGGGAAAAGGATAAGGTACCACGAGTATGGGAAGATGTGCCTCATGCCAATGG GGCTTTCATTGTTAACATTGGGGATATGTTGGAGAGGTGGACTAATTGCTTGTTTAG GTCAACATTGCACAGAGTCATAGCAACTGGACAAGAACGCTATTCT GTGGCCTTCTTCTTGGATCCAAACTCAGATTGCATGGTTGAATGCTTAGAAAGCTGCTGCAGCGAGGCATGCCCTCCAAA ATTTCCTCCTATACGCAGTGGAGACTATTTGCAAGAGCGTTTAAGGCTTACATATGCTCTAAAAGGATGA